Genomic segment of Arachis hypogaea cultivar Tifrunner chromosome 11, arahy.Tifrunner.gnm2.J5K5, whole genome shotgun sequence:
agaaaatttgagaagaaaaatataataataaaataaaaaaattagttgagTCTGTTATTAGTGTCTGTATGTGTTTCATGTCaaaatggacacaaaatacactaagtCATTATCTCTTGACACAATGTCTCTATCCATGTCTAATCTATCAAAAACgattttgtatttctatattccTATCTCGGTGTTCCATCCATATAAACAATTGCATATTTAGTATACAAAAGCTCTGTTGTGTAGAAAAAGAGATATTCTCGTTGAATCAATAGACATTTCAACTTTGTCAAAACAAATAGACATTTCATaactaaactaattttaaaagctCATACATGCTAAAATTTATATTCTTTTAACATAAAactctaatttttaatatattcattTAATGTAAGTTaataaatacaatatatgaaatatatttttattaataatatatgatCTGTACCAATAATTTAGGATCGACGTTATACCTCAAAAACAGCACGTTTTAACAGTGCAATATACCAATTCAAAACCACGTCACTTATCCACTTCGTTACTTATCCCAGGAGAGGAATCCGATCGTTAGCTCGGATACAAAGCCAGGGATCTCGGACCCACTAACAGATTCCCCTAACCATAAATAACACTGATCAGATAGTCAGAGACCAGATCTCAACAAAAACACTTACGATAGTAACGTATAGAATATTATTCCTGCTCAGaaactaacttaagcatcggagttctTTTTGCAGGTACTCCCCACTGCTCGGACGAGGCTTGTATTGGTGGCGCGATCTTCAGTAGATACGGTTGACCAAGCCGCTCGGATCCCAACTGACATATACCTCGGTTCGAGCTCCTGgcaggaacatttggcgcccaccgtgggcccGAGAGTTCATTCTCACCCCTCACTGAATTTCTAGCTTTAATTTATTTCCTATACTCGCACTATGTATTTTCCTCTTGCAGGAAGCAAAGCATGACCGACCATTCCGAAACCCAACAACATTCTCAAAACAATGCCGACCTCCTTGCTGCCAATTCCGTCCTCCAGGCGGAAAATCAGTGACTAGTCGAACTCCTAGCGATGCTGCAAAACAACGGAGATCGAAAGGTTGACAGCAAGAAAATAAATGCTGACCAACACGAGGAACACCAGTCGGAGTCCAACACAAAAATAGGAGAGACAATCCCGAAGAACGTGAGACGCCAGACCAACCCGTTCTCCGAGGAAATAATGAGCTTCAAGATGCCACAGAACTTCACACTTCCGATGACGCTAACGCCTACAAAGGAATCGGAGATCCTAAAGTCCACGTTACAAAATTTGAGTCTATGATGTTCCTCAACAGCGACTCAGACCCCATCCTGTGCCGATCTTTCCCAACATTCCTAGATGGAGCTGCTTTATTATGGTTTTCTAACTTGCCTACAGGATCCATAAACAACTTTGATGAGTTCGCCAAAATGTTCATCAATCATTTTGCAGCATCCAAGATATACATACGTCAGGGAATCAGACTACCTCAGCACAATCAAACAGGGACAACACGAGAGCTTAAAGGACTACATGACGCGCTTTACAACAGCAGCAATGGAAATTTCCGACCTCAATTCAGAAGTACAACTGCACGCAATAAAGAGCGGTCTCAGGCCAGGAAAATTCCAGGAAGCAATCGCTGTGGCAAAACCAAAAACACTGGAGGAATTCAGAGATAAGGCGACAGGGCAAATCGAAATAGAGGAACTTCGTGAAACTCGAAGGAACGAAAAGCCCACATccagaaaggaggaagaaagaccATACAGGTCCCAAAACAGAGACTCTAAAAAGCCTTTCAGGCCAGCCCCGAAGTTCAATTCTTATACCAAGTTCAACACCAAAAGGGAGGATATAATCAAAGAGATCCTCCACAGCAAACTCATCAAACCACCAAGCCGAGCTGGCACATACCAAGACCAGAGGTATGTTGACAAGACGAAACACTGCGCCTTCCATAAAAAAATTAGACACACCACGGACGAGTGCGTTATAGCTAAAGACACGTTGGAAAGACTAGTAAGACAAGGGTTACTGGACAAATACATCGGCAGACAACTCCACAAAGAACAACCAGCTTCACATGAGGCAGAACACCTGAAAGCAAATGGCAAAAAATCTCAGTGGCAGAGTAATCAACCACCTAAGAAAGTCATCAACTACATTTCAGGAGATTTCGCGTGTGGTGGGGGCACAAGCTCGGCCAGGAAAAGAAGCTACAGGACCATGTTGGCGGTCCAAAACGAAACACCCACTGACGCACCTACTCCAGAAGTCCCTGACATCACATTTACCAGCAAAGACTTTGACAATAAGACTCCCAACCTTGACGACCCCGTAGTCATCTCAGTAACAACAGGAGACCTCTTAGTTCGGAAAGTCTTGCTAGACCAAGGCAGCAGTGCCGATGTCATGTTTCTGTCGACCTTCAAGAAAATGTAACTCAACGAGAAAATTCTACAGCCGTCCTCCGGGGAGCTCGTCGGATTCTCAGGGGAAAGAGTCCCTGTGACAGGTTATGTATGGGTGAGGACAACCCTAGGGGAACCCCCTCACTCAAAAAATTTAGACATTCAATACCTAATTGTTGATTGTTTTAGCCATATAATATTATCTTGGGAAGACCCTCTTTAAACACTTTCGGAGCCATAGTCTCCACAATTCACTTGTGTGTTAAGTTTTGTTCAGAAAAAGGAACCATAGCAACAGTTCACTCGGACAGGAAAGAGGCAAGGCAGTGCTACAACGCAGGGCTAAAAATACAATAGACACCAACAAGGAGAATAAACTCGGTATACAATGCCAACGACATACCAGACCTTGCCGAGTTGGATCCTCGGATCCATCATGAGCAGAGGCCAACACCAACCGATGATCTCCACAAGGTAAGCCTGACCGAGGATAAGAGTCAATGCACTAACATTGGTTCTACCTTGCTTGCAGGATACAAACAACAAATGACAGATCTACTGCGAACAAACGCCGACCTGTTTGCCTGGACCCCGGCCGACGTGCCAGGGATAGACCTAGAAGTCATATGCCACAAGCTCGCCCTCGACCCCAAAGCCTGACCAATAAAACAAAAGAGGAGGCAACTCGGAAAGGAAAGGACAGAAGCAACAACAAAGGAAACACAAAAACTGATAAGCGCAGGCTTCATTCGAGAAATACAATTCACATCCTGGTCATGGTCAAAAAGAGCTCGGGAAAATGGCGGATGTGTGTAGACTTCACTGACCTGAACCGAGCCTGCCCTAAAGACTCCTACCCCTTGCCAAACATTGATAACCTTGTAGACAACACCTCCGGCTATCAGATCTTAAGCTTCAAGGACGcgtactcaggctataaccaaataCTTATGCACCCAGGCGACGAGGACAAGACAGCTTTCATAACCGACCAAGGGAATTTCTGCTACAAAGTCATGCCATTCGGCCTCAAAAACGCGGGTGCTACATATCAGCACCTAATGGACAAAGTTTTCCAGAAGCAAATCGGCAGGAACATGGAGGTATACGTGGACGATATGGTGGTTAAGTCAAACACAGAAGAAGAACACCTTAACGATTTAAAAGAAGTATTCGACCAACTGAAGAAATACAACATGCGACTGAATCCAGAAAAATATGCGTTTGGAGTCCAAGGAGGTAAATTTCTGGGATTCATGTTGACAAATAGGGGGACAGAGGGAAATCCTGAAAAATGCAAAGCAATTTTAGAAATGAAATCGCCGTCCACAATCAAGGAAGTACAGTAACTCACAGGGAGGCTAGCCGCCCTCTCAAGGTTTTTACCCACGATGGCAGCAAAGTCGGATCATTTTTTTAACATACTGCGAAAGTCAAAACAGTTCGAGTGGACGGAGAAATGCGAAAACGCATTTGTCGAGTTCAAACAACGGCTCGCATCCCCTCCCATACTAGCAAAACCAGTACCCGGTAACCCCTTGTATTTATATCTTTCAGTATCAAATAACTCGATTTCATCTGTGATTGTTACAGAAACAGGTCGGCA
This window contains:
- the LOC112721421 gene encoding uncharacterized protein; this encodes MSSPKCSSIILQHPRYTYVRESDYLSTIKQGQHESLKDYMTRFTTAAMEISDLNSEVQLHAIKSGLRPGKFQEAIAVAKPKTLEEFRDKATGQIEIEELRETRRNEKPTSRKEEERPYRSQNRDSKKPFRPAPKFNSYTKFNTKREDIIKEILHSKLIKPPSRAGTYQDQRYVDKTKHCAFHKKIRHTTDECVIAKDTLERLVRQGLLDKYIGRQLHKEQPASHEAEHLKANGKKSQWQSNQPPKKVINYISGDFACGGGTSSARKRSYRTMLAVQNETPTDAPTPEVPDITFTSKDFDNKTPNLDDPVVISVTTGDLLVRKVLLDQGSSADVMFLSTFKKM